DNA sequence from the Xenopus tropicalis strain Nigerian chromosome 4, UCB_Xtro_10.0, whole genome shotgun sequence genome:
CCTTATACACAAGTCATgaaaatcctgtaaattatatctttataattgATACacagtgatgtaatttgtcacatgacttaatAAAACTTGTGTATTCTAATAATATACATCCTGATGTaaataggattgccacctggccagtcAGTCCTCCCCCGGCATGCCTCTGATCTGCCCCATTCCATCTCTAATTCCATTCCTTCCCAGTTCCCACTAAAAacggccatacacgttaagatttttctttCCATAATGAACAATTTTAGTGCAATCCAAGAAatacataaaattacatttagGAATTTTTCATCTGACATCAGTCAAAAAATTGggtaggtttgaaaatttttgctGAATTGTTATTCTGTAAGCCTATTGcccaaaaggagaaggaaagttacaatcactgggggagccaaaatgttacgCACGCTCCAGTCATTGTAAATCATCCAACATACAACTAATCCAACCAAACATGATGCCCCTGATTGGCTGCAGAGTAGAGGGTAGgtgcataccgcccaactgtcccactttccgcgggacagtcccggttttggtagcgcatcccgctgtcccggatagttccatgaatgtcccgcatattcggaatgcgggacattcatggaactatccctgacagcgggatgcgctggctgtagtcaggcgttcctCTTCTGCagcggctcctctctatatgcggctccttgttcagcggagccaggcccttttataaggttgcgcccatgagtattgacgtcacacgcacgcacgggcgcaaccttataaaagggcctggctccgccgaacaaggtgccgcatatagagaggagccactgcagaagaagcagcagcagcagcatgtatggaggctctgtgtattggggggatactgtgcatggggggtactgtgtattggggggatactgtgcatagcgggtactgtgtattggggggacactgtgtgggggggctactgtgtatgggggggctactgtgtatgggggggcaaagctgatacatagttataactcacttataactgccttctctctatatttgtattttatatgtaggagttgctatattgttttccttaggtagtacagtatgagggtatagcacatttgcgtctgatcccgccatttcatctatataaaaggagtattttttttaaaatggggtgtggtaattggggcgtggccacaaaagtgggcgtggtcaaaaaattgctgcactgctctcaccaaatctttttgtccctcttttcatttttcaaatgttgggaggtaggtGCATGCTGGGATAGGCCTTCAAATGATGATGCCTTCTTTTTACATCATCTTGCCTATGCCAGGCCTTTGCTGGAACTcaatttaagaaataaaatgatGAAGTTTTTTGCACAAAGAAGCATTTAAAGGAGAGTACCTGAGTTGTGGTGATTTTGATGTTCAGGCCTGCTGTTTTACTTTGTTTTGCTGCAACACAGCTACTTTCTGTTTTCAAGCGCCTGAccaggccagactggcaatctgtgggttctggcaaatgccagaggggctgctgtaagatgccatagacagtcactatttattgggctggggggggctgtttgggtctctgtgtaacTTAAATACCAGGGCTGCCACATGGCCGGCATTTTACTAGCTTGACTGGTAAAAATGGTACTTGATTCCAAAGttaatttggaaaaaaacaaaattaaggaAAGCTGGTATATTTTGCAGAAAAGTTGGCAACCATAGCCTGCGCTTATTTAGAATTCCAGTCCAGCCCTGGGACTCATTTGCACCTTTGGGAACAATAATAAGTAATAGAGTGAGGCACCATGAGAAAGCCCAGTGGAGCTAATATGAAACAGAACTGCAATGATTTTCCCTCACGATTACGGTTTTGGCATTAGCAAAGGTTGACTAACCCTTCAGCCCCCAGCGTTCAGGTAGGCACACTGGCGTCACTGCTAAACGCGCATCGCTACCTGTTGGTGAAGCCGCTACTGTACCGCTTAGCGCATGCGCACCGCATACCCTACAATGCGCCTGCGCACTGCAAACAGTGTAATGCGCTTGCGCGTTGTTCGGCCTTCCCACAGGCTAAAGCTCCATATCCTGCCGTCCCCCTGGTGTTGTGGGCCTGCGCCGTGCTTCTGTTTGCGCTCCGCAGGCGGTGACGTTGTCGGGTAGAAGTGTCAGGCCTTTTCCGGGAGACGCGGCCCCTTACCAGCTGAAGCCTTATGGGAGAGCCTAAGGCCGTGGCACGTCCTGGAGCTTGTATATCCCAGCAACAGGGCGGGGGGCAAGTCAGGTTAGTTAGGCGCAGCGATGTTCGGGGATAGTTGAGTTTGGGCTGTCAGGTCCCAGTTGCAGTTCATAGTTTGAGAACTAATGCCTGTCACAGTTTAGTAGCCCGGTGACCATTACTTGGAGCCGGACGCTTTGGGTGCCGTGAGGGAGTGGTGGAGTTGCCATTGGGCGCTGAGGCTTAGTGAATATCACTTAAGGTGCCTAcatatttacttttaattaaaGGGCGGGGCCTGAGGGACCCTATAAATAGGGCATTTTATATCAGTCTCTCAAAGGGTTTGGGCTCAGTCAGCTGGAAACTGGGCAGTCTCAGAATCCTTAAGGTTCAGGTGTCAGTGTGAGCTGGGGGGCCCATGCCAGGGCCAGCATAGAGGCTTAGGGTCCTGCACCCACATACAGCTGTTTGGGGCCACAGTTGGAGTTGCTAGTGTAGTGCCTGTGTGCAGCCATGCTGCGCTCCATTCATGTGGGCCGCTTCGTGTCTGTGCTCTCGGGAAGCAGCGTGCTGGTCAAGTGCCTGTGGGGGGCTGCGCTGCTCCTCTACTTGCTCACATTCTGGCTCAGCATACCGTTTACAACGTCGGCCTTTGCTGTCACCCCTGGTCTACTGTTGCCTACCAACCTTAGGATCTGGACCCTTGCTACACATGGACTGTTGGAACTTAATTTTTTAGAATTACtttgcaatctcctactaacacTGGGTGCAGGGCGTCATTTGGAACCTCTGTGGGGTGCTCCCGAACTGCTTCTCTTCTATGGAGTGGTCAGCATTGCTGTTGGAATCCTGGGTTCTTTCTTGTATTTGTTGGCCTATGCAGCAACAGCTCATTCATATTTACTGTTTTCTTCCCACATTCATGGGTTCCCAGCCTTTGCTGGAGCTTTCTTAGTAGCACACAAGCAGACTGTCGGAGATGGGCAAGCAGAGTCAAAATGGTGGATGCAGGCACTGCCTCAGCTAGTTTTCCTAGCAATTATGGCCTTGAGTTTGGCTAAACTGAACCCAAGTCGAATTTTTGTGGGGTACAGTCTTGGTATGCTCTCAGGCTGGGTGTATCTACGATTTTATCAGCGACACAGCCGCGGCAGAGGAGATATGTCTGACCACTTTTCCTTTGCCAGCTTCTTCCCCGGTCCAGTGAAGCCAGCTGCCGCCTTCTTGGGGAATCTGACACATGCAGCCTTAGTTAAACTGCATCTCTGCCCACAGGCAGTGAAAAGATATGATGTGGGGGCTCCTTCATCCATTACCATCAGCTTGCCTGGTACTGATCCACAGGATGCAGAGAGGAGGAGGTAATTACAAGATTGGTGGCTATTAGTGGAAATGTAAACAGTTAAACATATTATtcggcttaaggtggccacacacgtgatgATTTTCCATAggttgcacaaaagatcgttccaaccctccactgatgttcagggctgaatcgttagatatggaggtagaaacaataggatttctacctccttctgttcagccctgaacatttatttttgctcgggcgccttcaatggctccctatcaaaatcttctaacccgcccgatcagcaagttgtccgatatcagcagcctcctgcaatattggtcgcctccccaacttgccatacatgcaccggatatcgtacgaaacaaggttttgtatgatattatcggtgtgtgtatggccagctttagatttaaGATTTCTATACACAGGCAGACAATGGCTGCTTCTCTTGAAAGTATATAGGACTAATGGGGAAATTGTATCCTGACTTTTTATTTATCTCCTTAATTTAAATGCTGGTGAGAGACACTGTAGAAGCAAAGGTAAGCAATTTAGTAACACTCTTAAGTGCAAGGAGACACAGTGACTTCTAAATAATAAGGAAATGCTTGTACTCCCACTCATATTAAATATGGTGGAATTCACTGGGATTGAGATTGGGGTTAATGCTGGTCCCATACAAACCGGTTCCTCAAATTCAGGCAGGTCTCACCAAACTGAATGATTACTGGTAAGTGTGTGGAACCTGAAAACAGACATTTTGAGGAACCCACAAACAGAGGTTGGCTGATATCCATGATAGGCATATGCATGTTCTACCAGCTAACACAGAAAGGCATGGGTGCACATACAGTAATGCTAATTGGTAGATAATAGTGTTACGGTATGCTTTACAGCTCTCCTGTGATAGAAAATGCAATCTCTATAACGCTTTATATGCTTTGTATTAACTTGTTTACTTACAGCCTTATTGAGTAGAGGTGAACAGCATGTGTATGTAATAAATCATTCCAGCATAGAGAGAAAATAACCCTAACAGCCCTTTAACCACGGATGTTTTTTCTTGCCATTCATTTTTGTGTACTTTCCATCGCCCGCTGACACAGCAGTGACAGGATTGCAGTCTTGCCTACGGATCTGTACTTACAGTAGCACACTTAAACACTGAATTCAAATGAATTAGGACATGTACAGTCTGCTCAGTGTTCAGCATTTAAATGCGCTTTCGTGGATACAGACCCATAGGGGAAAGTTTGATATTATATTGACGACTGTATTTAGCGTGGTGGAACACACAAAACAATTCACTGCACAGGAATACAAGTTAAAGCCTTTGTTTTGTAAGCATAGCTTTGTGACTTGGCACTACCTCACTACTGATCTGTACTGGGGCCTAGGGAGACCCACTGGAAAGGACCAAATGAATATACTAATGCAGCCCTCActaacctatgattaagtgcgcatgcacgaaacgcgtcaggcgaaAAGGCTTTATGAAcatgaataaagactaagttttaCGGGACTTCCTGGCTGTCCGCTGTGTTTTGCTAGCCTCTTTGAAAAattctggattttctaacctgcctaaaGGATATGTGACCGGTTTATGGCCACAAATCTGTTAGGCAGGCTATTAGTAAGGCTCCATACACagtaatataatacaatatgGATATGCTAGCACCTTACAATATAAGCCTTCTATGAATTTGTGTATCTGCATCTTAAGTACAGGACAAAGTGGTGCTGTTAGGGTAGTTGTAAGTGGGACTGAGCAAGAACCAGATTCTTACAACTGCTTTATAAACCCCTGCAAATGTCTTGTTCACGGTCCGGCTGATCTTTTCTTGTGCACATAGCCATTAAGCAGGTGATTAATCAGGATTGGCAGTGTACCCTTGGGCACAGTGCACTCCAAAAGAGTCCTGGTATGAGAGTAGTCTATAAGGGGTGGGCAGTTTTCCATTTAATAAACACCCACTTCATACAAGAATGAGCAGTAACTTAAAAGCATACAGTAAATGCAGTGAAAGCCAAAGCTCCATCCTAAGGCTTCTTGTGATTGTATCAATACTCTTTCCCATGTACCCATGTATTAACTCATTTCCTTTGCCCCATTGGAAAAACAATCTTTTTAACAGGCTGTGGGTATTGTCTTTCTTGTCTATTGCTAATTGTGTATTGTTACTTGAAGACGTAACCTGTTTGCAGTATATTCAGTGAGATGCACCAAAAACATTTAGCAGAATCCTAGCACACTTTGgaggattcagattttttttttcacaattactGCAATCCCTTTCAAGTTTTAATGTGCAAATTAGGGCTTTGATTCAGCTAGTGGAGGACTTCCTcgttggctgaatccaaaaatgattCAGTTCATCCCCAGTATTCAGTACCCTCCTGGTTCTGAAGCAGAATGCTGTAACAAGATAATGCTTGCATTTGTTTTAGTTGTAGCCTCTGGTCACAAAGCAGGCTAAGTATACTGAATTTCATGTAAACACAGCTTAATTGACTTTTTACCTTATTTGTCCCATAGGCAGCTAGCTCTGAAGGCTCTGAATGAACGTTTGAAGAAAGTAGAAGACCAGGTGTCATGGCCAAGTATGGAAGaaggggaggaagaggaggatggCAATCAAAGAGACGACTCATTCCATAGTGGGGGCACTCCAGACACTCCAAGAGATGAACCAATAGCACAATCGGCACCCAAAGAGTAACCGCCAAATAAGCACTGTTGTGCTAGTGGGCAGAATTTTTCTGCTTATGTTCACATTAGACGGACCTTAAAGATCTTTAAAGGGTTTAAGACTGAAGATTGATCCCCATGTAAACACTAAACCAACAGAGCCTCTTAATTCTAAACTGCTTTTCTAATGTAACTGCACAGTGGTTGGGCTCAGAGGTTGCAGATGAATGGCATGCAGGTATCTTTGTGCTGTGTTCCTCTCACTCTACCAGCCAGGGTCCATTATGCTTTAACTCTACTCTGCCAAAGGCTTCCTCTTTGCTTAACTCACAGACAGAGACCTTGCTGAATGCCAGCTTCATGCTCAGCCCTATTCTTCATCTCTTCTCACCAGATATACAGACACTCGAAGGAATCGCCAGTGTGTGATTGATAGCACATCTGTAAAGGAAGTCAGCACTAAACCATGTATTCTAGAAGGTGTCATCTTGCAGTTTAGCATTGGTTCTCTACTTTGTGATTTATCTCTTCAAATTGCTCTGCATGGGGTTTGAGGAAGGTGTTTGGGGACGTGAGAAAAAGAATCTGGTTATTTTGTATAAATCTTTTGGAGCGCTGTactagctgattttttttttgtttggattaAATCTTTTTTGGAGATGAGTGGGGGTCTTGATTAATGTTATGGTATGGGGGGGAAATCATTTTCAAGTCTTCCAGGCTTCATAAAATTGTTctttgcaaaaaaacattttttgggcttTTATAAAGTTAGGTAAACTGGGGGAGTGTTGTGAGTGAAAGAGTTTTCTTCTCAGtttctttattttcaaacaaaataataaagatgTTCACACAAAAGTTTAGCCAGTACCACCTGGAACATTGGGCATTGTGTGATGATCCAAGGCATCACATTTGACTATTTAAAATGGAAAGGAGGGTAGGACAGCGCCTCCCAATGGCTTGTGTGCAGTCATCAACCACTCCGGAACAGGCTATTAAGCAGACATTGTGTTGAATCATTGCAATAAAGCTATCCAAATTGGCCACGTAAAAGGCCATTTAGATGGTTAGAACTAAAAATACAGGCCATGCACTGGCAGTTTAAGCCCTAAAAACAATCCAAAAATGACAGATAATTGGCTCAGGTATTGACTTCTCAAAGGCATTAATGAGA
Encoded proteins:
- the tmem115 gene encoding transmembrane protein 115 (The RefSeq protein has 2 substitutions compared to this genomic sequence), translated to MLRSIHVGRFVSVLSGSSVLVKCLWGAVLLLYLLTFWLSIPFTTSAFAVTPGLLLPTNLRIWTLATHGLLELNFLELLCNLLLTLGAGRHLEPLWGAPELLLFYGVVSIAVGILGSFLYLLAYAATAHSYLLFSSHIHGFSAFAGAFLVAHKQTVGDGQAESKWWMQALPQLVFLAIMALSLAKLNPSRIFVGYSLGMLSGWVYLRFYQRHSRGRGDMSDHFSFASFFPGPVKPAAAFLGNLTHAALVKLHLCPQAVKRYDVGAPSSITISLPGTDPQDAERRRQLALKALNERLKKVEDQVSWPSMEEGEEEEDGNQRDDSFHSGGTPDTPRDEPIAQSAPKE